A window of Clavibacter michiganensis contains these coding sequences:
- a CDS encoding YdcF family protein — translation MRTRPLLVAAGASAAVAFVASEVAHRLASTRGLDPRRPGTEVGREAIVVLGYGNRGPRANAINRYRVRAGLRSMDPRATSSTLILCGGSVMGTEPEARILARYARDELGYRGPLVLEDTSTSTRENIANAIPFLEDADTIRIVSDSVHAAKARPYLRELRPDLAERLARAEEYRVGEVPWMKPTVLVVLLLKRWGWA, via the coding sequence ATGCGGACCCGCCCCCTGCTCGTCGCCGCCGGAGCCTCCGCCGCGGTCGCCTTCGTCGCCAGCGAGGTCGCGCACCGCCTGGCCAGCACGCGCGGGCTCGACCCCCGCCGGCCGGGCACCGAGGTCGGCCGCGAGGCGATCGTGGTGCTTGGCTACGGCAACCGCGGTCCGCGCGCCAACGCCATCAACCGGTACCGGGTCCGTGCAGGGCTGCGCTCGATGGATCCGCGCGCCACCTCGAGCACCCTCATCCTCTGCGGCGGGTCGGTGATGGGCACCGAGCCCGAGGCCCGGATCCTCGCCAGGTACGCCCGTGACGAGCTCGGCTACCGGGGCCCGCTCGTCCTCGAGGACACGAGCACCAGCACGCGCGAGAACATCGCCAACGCGATCCCGTTCCTCGAGGACGCCGACACCATCCGCATCGTCTCCGACTCCGTGCACGCCGCGAAGGCCCGCCCCTACCTCCGGGAGCTGCGGCCCGACCTGGCCGAGCGCCTCGCGCGCGCCGAGGAGTACCGCGTGGGCGAGGTGCCGTGGATGAAGCCGACCGTGCTCGTCGTGCTCCTGCTGAAGCGCTGGGGCTGGGCGTAG
- a CDS encoding fluoride efflux transporter FluC, whose protein sequence is MTGPLVFALICVAGGIGSALRLLLDGAIRGRLGAAYPWGTTVINVTGSLGLGLLTGAAAQAGLPHDLLLILGGGLMGGYTTFSTASLETVRLAQAGRVGAALANGVGMLVVCVAAAGLGIAVGGAL, encoded by the coding sequence GTGACCGGCCCCCTCGTGTTCGCGCTGATCTGCGTGGCCGGCGGCATCGGATCCGCCCTCCGCCTGCTGCTCGACGGCGCCATCCGCGGCCGTCTCGGCGCCGCGTACCCGTGGGGCACGACCGTCATCAACGTCACCGGATCCCTCGGGCTCGGCCTCCTCACGGGCGCGGCCGCGCAGGCGGGCCTCCCGCACGACCTCCTCCTCATCCTGGGCGGCGGCCTGATGGGCGGCTACACGACATTCAGCACCGCGAGCCTCGAGACGGTGCGGCTCGCGCAGGCGGGCCGGGTCGGCGCGGCGCTCGCGAACGGCGTCGGGATGCTCGTCGTCTGCGTCGCGGCGGCGGGCCTCGGGATCGCGGTGGGCGGGGCGCTGTGA
- a CDS encoding fluoride efflux transporter FluC, with amino-acid sequence MTDHPQHLDSVPLDSDVEVDDDPGRPVHLRWSSLGLVALGGAVGTGIREALALTWPAPAGAIPVTILLINVVGAFVLGALLESLARRGPDEGRRRAIRLLVGTGVLGGFTTYSSLATDAASLTGSALGVAFAYAGLSLVVGAAASVAGIAAGAAIHRRTAAGRATGAAS; translated from the coding sequence ATGACCGACCACCCGCAGCACCTCGACAGCGTGCCCCTCGACAGCGACGTCGAGGTGGACGACGATCCGGGTCGCCCGGTCCACCTCCGCTGGTCGTCCCTCGGCCTCGTGGCGCTCGGCGGCGCCGTCGGCACGGGGATCCGCGAAGCGCTCGCGCTCACCTGGCCCGCGCCGGCCGGGGCCATACCCGTGACGATCCTCCTGATCAACGTGGTCGGCGCGTTCGTGCTCGGTGCGCTGCTGGAGTCGCTCGCCCGCCGCGGGCCCGACGAGGGCAGGCGCCGCGCGATCCGCCTCCTGGTGGGCACGGGCGTGCTCGGCGGCTTCACCACCTACAGCTCGCTCGCGACCGACGCGGCGTCGCTCACGGGATCCGCGCTCGGCGTCGCGTTCGCGTACGCGGGGCTCTCGCTCGTGGTGGGCGCCGCGGCGTCCGTCGCGGGGATCGCCGCGGGCGCCGCGATCCACCGCCGCACCGCGGCCGGCCGCGCGACGGGGGCGGCGTCGTGA